The genomic DNA CTCCGGGACCAGCTGCAGCCGCTTCCTCCCGGCCCCGCCAGGAACTGGGGAGCCCGCAGGGGCTCCGAGCCCCCggctgcagcagggcaaagGGAACCGAGCGGCTACGGAGCCCCAGGGCTCGCGGGGGGCTCGCACCAGGCACCTGGGTGCTGGATGCCAGGATCCAGCTGGGAGCTCCTTGGGAACCTCCCAGCTTTACCAAGGGCGAAGTCCCGGCACATCAAAGGCGGGCGGAGGCAGCGGGAGCCGGGGCAGGAGCCTTTGGTCCCTGCCAGCACCCGGCTCCACCGCTCCACGCAGCTCCCACCGCCCCGCACCGGGGTCCCGTGCCGGCACACCCGGCTCCGGGGTCGTGCCCCCCTCCCCGGCGTGGCGCCCAGCCCATCGCTGTGGCAACCGCCACCAGCTCCGGGTGTATTTTCTGCACCAGGGCCACTGTGGGAACCTGGACGGGTGCCACCTCATTCCGCTGGGCTCTCTGGGCCGCCTTTGTAGCCGGCGTCgagcccagctggcagccgcTTCCTCCCCAGGCTCCCCCTGTCCCCCGCGGGTCACGGCCCTGGCCGGGAGCTGGTGGGAGGGGGCTTTTCTGGAACCCCCAGCACGAGAGCAGGCACCCCCTCCGGCCCCCTACGGCTTTGGGCCACCTCCAGCAGAGCCGTGTGACAGTGGCCTCCAAGGCCACTTGGAGGGCAGTGCCCACGGCCCCCGGGAGCGAGCCCCTGCCGAGGCACCTGGGACCCCCAAGGGCAGCGCGCTGCCCCCACCGCCCCTGCCTGCCTCCGGCAGCTCGCAGGGAGCTCCCCGGGGGTGGAACGGCCGAGCACAGCCGCACAGTCACATTCCCATGTCCCGTTCCCATTCTCCCCAGCCTGCCAGTGGCTTTTTCCCatccgtgcctcagtttccccacgAGAGAACGCGCCCCGGGCCAAGGTTTGCTGCGTGGCCGGCGTGGCACTCTGGGACTGCTGGCCCGGCAGCACCGTGACAAGCTCTGTcgtgctggctgcagcacccGCCCTCCTCAACGCCCGCGGGTGCTCGCTCTCGTGtcgggattttgggggtgaGGCCGCCGGGGCGACGCTCCCCACGGCTCTGCCGCCATCTGCGGGCAAGGCACCCCCAGAACCGAGGGGCCCCACCGGGACAGATCCCGGTGCCAGACCCCGAGGCAGGTCCCGCTCCTCCCCACAGGGttttccctgagctgtgccacGCTCCCTCTGCGGGGCCACGTGCGTGGGAGGGAATCGGAAAAGGAGCattttccagagctggaaacCCGGAGGAAAAAGGCTGCCGGCCGGAATGATTAACGCTGGCGGGTTAATCATTACACAGCAGCAGCGCCCGGCCCCCCCTCCCCATCCTAAGGAAGCTGTGAGGATTCGGCCTTCGAGCCGCCCAAGGGCGGCGTGGCCCAAGGACGCTCCGGGCTGCGCTCGCTCCGTGTGGAGCCTCCGCTGACCTTCCCACGCCGGGGCCAGCGGCAGCACCCGCgggcctgggctgggagggggccAGCTCTACAGAGCCTCCGGGACACGCAGGGAGCTGCCCGGCATCCCTGGGGGGGTCCCCACactctggggagctgctgccacatcctgcagctccctgacagTGAGAGGGGTGGGGGCAACCTCTGTAGCCCCAGCGCggtgctgcagggtgggcagcGATGGTGCGGGGCAGCAGCCGAGCCGAGCAGGATCCCCAGCGCCAAGGTTTgggcagggaaagaaaggggCGGCTCTGCCGGGTGAGTCAgcccggcgggagcggggctTCCTGGGGCTGcggtggggtttggggttgtttttcctgcagagagaggagagctgGAACCTTTCGCCTGCATTCGGGACTGGGTGGGACGGGGAAATGCCACGCGGCCGAACGCAGGGACGGCCGCCAGCACCGGGAGATCTGGCCTGGCAGAACCCGGCCCGTCTCGGAAATCATCCCCCGGAGAAGCGACGCCGCCGGCAGAATCCGTGATGCTTCACTTTCCGagcgctcccggccccgctccccacCCTCCATTTGGCAGCAGAGGATGCGAGTCATGGGAGAGAGCCCTGGCTGGAAAGGGAGGAGGGGGGCAACACCGGCCCTCCCCCGCTCCCACCGCGTTCCGGGCAGCCCTTCCCCTCTCACACCCACCACGCCCCAGCCCAGAGCCGGAGACAAACAGGCCCCGGGCTCCCGGGGATAACTCGGCCACATCGCCCGTGCTCCCGGGGCTGCGtggccccagcagagcagggagccaAAGGCAGGGGCACCTCGGCACCCATCGCGgcaaagagaggcagaaagcacagatggaggctgctgtgccccaAGGCAGGTGCCAGCACTCCAAACAGCAAAGTGCCACGCTGGTGTGACaatccaggctgctgtgggggcaggggagaggagggagagtgACCTGCTGAATCACATCGTGATCCACACCGGGGCTGTCCCccacctccctggcagcccccaggCTGCGCTCACCCCTGCAGTACCTGCCGTGAGCTGGGAGCACGAACGGGCTttgcctctggagcagcagcaggacgtGACTGAGGTGGCTCTGGCAGGGGCAGTGGGAGCCAAGGGAGGAGGAGAACgtggctctgcagaggcagaTAATGAGCACGGAGGGGAAGGGCCGGAGGCAGAGGGGCTCAGAGCCgaggctgcagggaacaggCTGACCTGGCAGCGTGGAGGAGCACAGGCAATCCCCCACACAGGCCCTGCACCCCCAAAAGTGCAGCTCAGCGTGAGCAGGGCTATGATGCCGCCAGCCAGGCACCCAcagtccctgcccagggctgctcctgtcctggctCAGCACACAGCCTTGTCCTTGCATCCATGACGTCCCATCCCCAGGGTCTCTGGCCACGGAAGGGTCACCCAATGCTCCCCCTAAATGCAGCCTACAAGTCCCAGCAGGTATCAGGCTGCGGAGCACCCAGCGAGGGGGGCAGGACCGGATCCCCCggcccccccagctcccctggcGCTGGCGGGAGGCAGTGGGAAGAGCTGGTGAGAGGACGCTGACGGAGACACTTTTTTCCCGTCCTAAAAATAGCAGCTGGCCGTTTCCCCAGCTTCCCGGCCTCGCCAACGCTCTTCCATTAGATGAAAAACCCGAGGCAGCCACCTTCCGTCAGCGCGGCTGCGTGTGCTGGGGGAGGCTCACGCAGCCGAAAtagcagctggggacagagaggggcaGCGCGAGAGGGAAGGGAGCCGGCCGGCCCCAGTAATTCCCAAGATGTTTTAATTAGTACAGCTCTGACTCTGAAGCTTTGCTTATGCTCAGTGCAATGTCTGACctttaagggggaaaaaaaaaaaaaaatggaatgagaggggaaggggaaaaggcactggagcagctcaggagctggaagTCGGCTGAGCTTCAAATAGGCTGCGCGTCAGGCACTCGGAGGCTTTTAATAAGCCACAGAGTGAGAAATTTAACACCACAGGCTCTATTTTTGATCACTTGTGAAGGGGGGGGAGAGAAAGACAGAGTGAGcgagaggagggggaggaggtggtggTGAGGAGGCAGCCAAGATTACATCCTGGGTGGCAGTGCCGAAAATAGCCGTGCCCTGCTCCGAGCGCAGAGCGGCGGGAGTCGCGCAGGGCACGCAGGACGCCGGGGTGGCAAGCACTGACCTCACAGGCAGCCACCGCGCCTTCCCGGGCTGGAatgctgcagggaaaaggggattAGAGCAACGCAGAGGGAGGGACGGaagctctgcacagcagtggAAACCCGAAATCCCTCTGGAAAGGCGTGGGAGGGTGGCATGGAGCGAGGGGCTCGTCAGCAGCTGAGGACACAcatccctggcacaggcagagctgtccccttGGCCAAACCCGCCCCTTCCCAGCGGTGCTGCGGCCCAGTGAACCTTTCCTGCTTCCCCAGGCTGTGAGGAGCCCTGAGGAACCCCAGGTGGCCCCCTCAGACAGGGCTGCACCCAGCGAGCACcaagctcagcagagcagctccagccatccccagcacGAACGGAAGCAGGAAAGATTTCCACCGTGCACAGCATCTGCTTCCCTCTCCACGCCAAGccctcctccaggagcaggggaagtgccactggcagcagcaggggatggggcagagcccagcagctgctgtccagCTGTGGGAAGCACCCTGCCGTGCCAGTGTGGATTCCTGCAGCGCTGGAGCCCGGaggctgaggcacagccagtgctgggctggctctggaaCAGATCTGTGCTCCTGTGCTCCTGAAATCCTGCAGTCCAAGTGGTTACTGGAGATGGGGatggctggagcacagggaggggatTATAAATCTGCCTGATGAACCTCCTGGGGGTGAGTctcccctgggaatgcccaGCCAAACCCAGGGTAGTGCAGGTGACCCCTTCCCAGGGTGACTCTGCcttggggcaggagctgggaactgctcctggctccagctgcaACTGCTGCCTGGGAAGAAGGCGATGTGCCACAAGAGGGGGtcacatttccttttaattgaTCAGAACCATTTCTCCACCTCCATTTGTCCTGTTCCATCTGTACAGCCAGGGAGCAgaacagggacaggctgggagtTCTGCATCCACAGTGGGATTCCTGCAAAACACCAAGTGGGGTCAGGTTAGTGTGGAGTGGGCTCGGATCCCAATCCCAGGGCTTGGCCCCACTCCAGCTGGACACTGCTGTGAGTAAACACGAGCCAGCAGGACCAAAGAGCACCTGGATCAGAGatcaggagggagcaggagctggtgccctcctgtgctccaggctgagcccattGCAGGCTGTCAGTGactcacagccctgcacagcacacgctgctgcaattcccagctgccagcacatgggaagggaagggatgaggCACAGactgtgcagggcagagcaaaAAGAGGCCACGAGGTAAGAGCCTGGCCTCACCTCCCCTGAGACTGAAGCTGGTTGTCTTTAGTGGGAGTGTGTGTGGCAGAGATcatgtgctgctctccctgtgggGCCCCACTCTGCCCCCAAGCTGTCCCCAGATATGGCCAGACCCACTGGGGACCTGGGGAACCAGCGAGGCCCCAGCAGTGACCACAGCTCCCAGTCTGCCCCAGCACTATCCCCCCACCCTTGTCAGGGCTGAACTCCAGTGTCACAGCTGGGCTGGACCCCAGAGTGTCACAGCCCAACCCCAGGCCCCACTGCCACCTAGCAGCCCCAGGTCAGCTCCAGGTTGGGGACCCCCATGAGCCCCCCAGAGCTGAGGCCTGACCCTGACAAGGGACAGCTGTGGTCACTGCTCCCCAAAAGCAGGCAGATCccctcacccagcccagcaggccCTAGAGCAGGTCTGGAtgctcagccaggctgcaggggaacctcACCTGGATTTACTCCAGAGCCTTTACCAGGGCTTCGTTAGCTTCTACCTTAATCTGAGCTTCTGCTTTAGCAGCTTCATCAGACGCTGCTGCCATCTCTGACACGGCTTTCTCCAGGTTGGATTTTGCAGTCTGGACACGAGGGCACAGAGAATGTGTGTCACTGGGAGACACTGCAGGAGAGGGGACTGTCCttcgctccctccctcccctgcagccacTGGTCCTTCATATGGATGCCAAGGACCCCCCTGACTTGGGAGCCTCACAGAGCTAcagacacagctgtgctggcccCAGACTCCTTAtcagcagggagaagctgttCTGGAGGTGAGGACAAGGTCAGTGTCTGTCCAAGGGGTGGGAATGGCGTGGAGATTTACGACTGCAGAGCTCCCTCTCTCCAGAGAGCTCACCAAGGAAGAGCCACAAGCCTCCGATCCCAAATGCAGTGGGGGTGCAGACACAaccctgggctctgggcacaggAAGCTCCCAATACAAGGaccccagagcagagaagaggagCAATTTCCCCCAAGGGAAGGAGCCCAGGACTGGTGAAATCTCTGGGTACTCACAGCCAGGTCCAGCATGTCCATGGTCActgcctcctctgccagcacctgcaccGTGGAGTCGGCGTGGACAGTGACAGAGCCGCTGCTCACTGTGAGGCACAACGTGGGgtggctcagccagggctgccggagggctcagccctggcatcCCTACCATCCCTTCCCAGAACAAATCCTCAGCCCCCTCCTGTCACAGTTCCAGCGTTCAGGGACTCCGCTCCCACCCTAAGgcaagctggagcaggggatggTCCCAGAAAGCCTGAGCAGAACCAAGACCTGACCCCAGCCCACGGCTCCCAGATCAGcttccagcacctctgggaaagcagaaatCCCTGGAAGTGCACCAGGCCACACCCGGACGGGCAGAGCCTCCCTTGTGAAAGCGCCAAGAACACCATCCCCACGCACAcctttcctccccagctcctcctgcctcgCTCACCAAAGTACTTGGTGGCCGTCCCATCCTCAGCGTGGACTGTGACAACGCCCGGCCGCAGCACCTGGAGCGTGGGGACGTGGGACGCCAGGATGCCAAAGGAGCCGGTCAGCGTGGGCACATCCACCTGCTTCACGTTGGCACCGTTGTAGAACACCTACATGGACGAAGAGGGCAGAAAGGCACAGTCACCAGGGATGGGGGGATGGAGAGCCCAGGGAAGAGCCCTTCCCAagggagcagcccagctcccagctccggGCAGGTTCAGCTcgtccaggtgtgcccaggccaggctgcaccTGCACGGGGTGGGAGCGGAGCCGGGCTCCAGAGGAGAGGTCCTGGCAAAGGCAGCGGGGAAGcgttccca from Motacilla alba alba isolate MOTALB_02 chromosome 28, Motacilla_alba_V1.0_pri, whole genome shotgun sequence includes the following:
- the ATP5F1D gene encoding ATP synthase subunit delta, mitochondrial: MAAMFCARRFLRLARPSLPLPPTRGYADPAGGPAAMAFTFASPTQVFYNGANVKQVDVPTLTGSFGILASHVPTLQVLRPGVVTVHAEDGTATKYFVSSGSVTVHADSTVQVLAEEAVTMDMLDLATAKSNLEKAVSEMAAASDEAAKAEAQIKVEANEALVKALE